From a region of the Salvelinus fontinalis isolate EN_2023a chromosome 13, ASM2944872v1, whole genome shotgun sequence genome:
- the LOC129869119 gene encoding transcription factor Ovo-like 2, which produces MLTRHLKCHSMVKRHPCRYCGKGFNDTFDLKRHMRTHTGIRPYRCELCDKAFTQRCSLESHLRKIHGVRQQYAYRQRRSKIFVCEDCGYTSNRPEEYFLHVRQCHPGSPALRRYYRRQAHEGTNNVPAEHKLSPFLMYPTGYYVG; this is translated from the exons ATGTTGACGCGCCACCTCAAGTGCCACAGCATGGTGAAGAGACACCCCTGCCGCTACTGTGGCAAGGGCTTCAACGACACCTTCGACCTCAAGaggcacatgcgcacacacacag GTATCCGTCCGTACCGTTGTGAGCTGTGTGACAAGGCCTTCACACAGCGCTGCTCCCTTGAATCCCACCTGAGGAAGATCCATGGCGTGCGCCAGCAGTATGCCTACCGCCAGCGCCGCTCCAAGATCTTTGTGTGCGAGGACTGTGGCTACACGTCCAACCGTCCCGAAGAGTACTTCCTCCACGTGCGCCAGTGCCACCCGGGCAGCCCCGCCCTGCGGCGCTACTACCGTCGCCAGGCACACGAGGGCACCAACAACGTGCCCGCCGAACACAAACTCAGTCCCTTCTTGATGTATCCCACTGGGTACTATGTGGGTTGA